Within the Quadrisphaera sp. RL12-1S genome, the region GCCACTGGCGCAGCCGGCGCCAGCAGGTCCAGCCCGAGCCGTAGCCGAGCTCGGGCGGCAGCTTGGCCCAGCCGATACCGGTGCGCAGCACGAACAAGATGCCCTCCAGCGCTGCGCGGTCATCCAGGCGTGGCCTACCGGTGCGGCCGTGCACCGCCGGGCGGCGGGGTGGGAGGAGCGGCTCGACCAGCGTCCAAAGTTCGTCGCTGATCGAGTCCATGGCGGGGGAAGGCGCCTTGGACGGCATGGCTCAGCATGCGTTCTCCGACCCGCACAAGATCGCTACCGGACATCTGCAACGTCTTCGAAGGCTAAGACGGCGACCCGCAGACCCACCGAGTCGGCCAATGCCCCCACGCCGACCACGGGCACGGAGATGGCCACGCAGAAGACCACGAAGAGCGTGGAGACCACCTCGGCGCGCCGCTGCGGCGGCGAGGCGGCGCCCACCTCGGCGACCCCGGCGCGGAAGCAGGCGCCCTGGGCGGCGCCCAGCACCACCGTGGCGAGCAGCAGCAGCGGCAGGGAGGCCAGCTCCAGGCTCGCGGCCAGGAGGGCCGTGCCGACCAGCAGCGCGGCGCACCCGGCGGGCAGCACCCGGGCGGGCGCCAGGCGCGCCGTGGCCGCCTGGCCTCCCACCGACGCCGCGAAGATGAGCGCCGCCACGGCGCCGGCCGCCAGCGGGGCGCTGACGTCGAGCAGCTGACGCAGCACGCGCGGCTCCGCGGCGGAGTACAGCCCCAGGCACGCGAAGCCCGCGAAGCCGCTCACCGCGGCCGGCACGAACGCCGCCCGCGCCTGCGTCGGCACGGCGGGCCGCAGCGGGCGCCACGGCGGCCTCTCGGCCACCGCGCCGCTCACGGTCTCCCCGGCGACGACGAGCCCGGCCCCGGCCCCCGCGAGCAGCACCAGGTGCACCGCGTACGGCACCACGAGCGGCGCCCAGCCCAGCTGCGCCACGGCGCCGGCCAGCAGCGGCCCGGACCCGAGGCCACCGATGTTGGCGGCGGTGGCCACGAGGGACGCGGCGCGCGCGGAGCGCTGGGGCGCCAGCTCCGACACGAGCGCGGTCGCCTCGCCGGTGAACAGGCCCGCCGACACCCCGGACAGCACGCGCCCGACCAGCAGCCCCGGCACGGAGACCGGCAGGAGGAAGACGACGGCGGACGCGGCGGCGAAGCCCAGGCCCACGGCCAGCACGGGGCGCCTGCCGAACCTGTCGCTGGCCTGCCCGGCCGCCACGAGCGCCGCGATGACGCCGACGGCGTAGGCGGCGAAGACGGTGGTCTGCAGCAGGGTGCTGAGCCCCAGGCGCTGCATGTAGAGCCCGTACAGGGGCGTCGGCAGCGTGGTGCCGAGCATGGTGGCCCAGAAGGCGAAGGCCGCGGCGGCCAGCCGCCACCGCCAGGCGTGCTC harbors:
- a CDS encoding MFS transporter, encoding MSREHAWRWRLAAAAFAFWATMLGTTLPTPLYGLYMQRLGLSTLLQTTVFAAYAVGVIAALVAAGQASDRFGRRPVLAVGLGFAAASAVVFLLPVSVPGLLVGRVLSGVSAGLFTGEATALVSELAPQRSARAASLVATAANIGGLGSGPLLAGAVAQLGWAPLVVPYAVHLVLLAGAGAGLVVAGETVSGAVAERPPWRPLRPAVPTQARAAFVPAAVSGFAGFACLGLYSAAEPRVLRQLLDVSAPLAAGAVAALIFAASVGGQAATARLAPARVLPAGCAALLVGTALLAASLELASLPLLLLATVVLGAAQGACFRAGVAEVGAASPPQRRAEVVSTLFVVFCVAISVPVVGVGALADSVGLRVAVLAFEDVADVR